The following are encoded together in the Candidatus Bathyarchaeota archaeon genome:
- a CDS encoding NAD(P)H-dependent oxidoreductase, which produces MKVLVAYYSRTGNTRRVAEAIAKSLEAEVEDIRDYENRLGVIGFLRSGYEALRRRPAAIQPVKKNPEEYDVVVIGSPVWAGSLSSPVRAYLTMHGHKIKEAALFTTYGISEGRIFRQMEELLPKKPIAEISIREGEIGSGEYLKKIEEFIEVLKRLGKRTLHDNSGAT; this is translated from the coding sequence ATGAAAGTGCTGGTTGCCTATTATTCCAGGACGGGGAATACGAGGCGGGTGGCCGAGGCAATAGCCAAGAGCCTAGAAGCTGAAGTCGAGGATATAAGAGATTATGAGAATAGGCTGGGGGTAATCGGCTTTCTTAGATCCGGATATGAGGCCTTGCGTAGGAGACCTGCTGCCATCCAGCCCGTCAAAAAGAATCCAGAGGAATACGATGTAGTGGTGATAGGTTCCCCGGTCTGGGCGGGAAGCCTCTCCTCACCAGTAAGAGCATACTTGACGATGCATGGTCACAAGATAAAGGAGGCAGCGCTCTTCACCACCTACGGTATAAGCGAGGGAAGGATATTCAGGCAGATGGAGGAGCTGCTTCCCAAGAAGCCCATAGCCGAGATTAGCATCAGAGAAGGTGAAATCGGATCAGGTGAATACCTCAAGAAAATCGAGGAGTTCATCGAGGTTCTGAAAAGACTCGGCAAAAGGACCTTGCATGACAATTCAGGCGCTACTTAG
- a CDS encoding transcription initiation factor IIB: MGVVNVKRGELEELAAGKSSKSSPKTLDACPECGSSNIIMDYSKGEIICGDCGLVISSHVMDRGPEWRAFTQEEREERTRVGIPISYSVHDKGLSTVITRVNRDAFGRELPLDTRLRMLRLRKWQIRSRVHSSIERNLSQAMAELDRLSDKLNIPPPVKERAALIYRKALDKGLVRGRSIAAIAAASLYAACRQTETPRTLKEVAEVSIISKKDIARCYRLLLKELDLRMPIADPVKCVSKIASKVGIGEKCQQIAIEILRRAQEVKAASGKDPMGLAAAALYIACTMEKERKTQKEIAEAANVTEVTIRNRYNGLKKALGLNF; the protein is encoded by the coding sequence ATGGGTGTGGTAAACGTTAAGAGGGGGGAGCTAGAAGAGCTAGCTGCCGGTAAGTCTAGTAAGTCTTCCCCCAAGACTTTGGACGCTTGCCCTGAGTGTGGTAGCTCGAATATAATTATGGATTATAGTAAGGGTGAGATTATCTGTGGCGATTGTGGCCTTGTTATAAGTAGCCACGTTATGGATAGGGGGCCTGAGTGGAGGGCCTTCACCCAGGAGGAGAGGGAGGAGAGAACTAGGGTTGGTATCCCCATATCCTACTCGGTTCACGATAAGGGCTTATCGACCGTCATAACCCGGGTAAACAGAGACGCGTTTGGACGCGAGCTTCCTCTTGACACCAGGCTTAGAATGCTAAGGCTAAGAAAGTGGCAGATAAGAAGCAGGGTCCACTCCTCGATAGAGAGAAACCTGAGCCAGGCTATGGCCGAGCTCGATAGGCTGTCCGATAAGCTTAACATTCCTCCGCCTGTTAAGGAGAGAGCAGCCCTCATATACCGGAAGGCCCTCGACAAGGGTTTAGTCAGAGGACGTAGTATAGCGGCGATAGCGGCGGCGTCTCTCTACGCTGCATGCCGTCAAACAGAGACGCCTAGAACCCTAAAAGAGGTCGCCGAGGTGAGTATAATCTCTAAGAAGGATATAGCCCGTTGCTACAGGCTCCTGCTTAAGGAGTTAGACCTCAGGATGCCCATAGCCGACCCTGTTAAATGCGTCTCGAAGATCGCGTCTAAAGTCGGCATTGGTGAGAAATGCCAGCAGATTGCGATAGAGATACTCAGAAGGGCTCAGGAGGTTAAGGCGGCTTCCGGTAAAGACCCTATGGGTCTAGCTGCAGCCGCGCTATACATCGCCTGTACGATGGAGAAAGAGAGGAAGACCCAGAAGGAAATAGCCGAAGCTGCTAACGTGACAGAGGTCACGATAAGAAATAGATACAATGGCTTGAAGAAAGCATTAGGACTAAACTTTTAG
- the yciH gene encoding stress response translation initiation inhibitor YciH yields the protein MREICKVCGLPKDLCICGEISKEQQRIVVKLERRRYGKPATIIEGINDKNIDLRKIAQDLKTVCACGGTAKNNKIILQGDHREKVKEYLVKMGFPEANVEIE from the coding sequence ATGCGGGAGATCTGTAAAGTCTGTGGTTTACCGAAGGACCTGTGCATCTGCGGTGAGATAAGTAAGGAGCAACAGAGGATCGTCGTTAAACTCGAACGGAGGAGATACGGTAAACCTGCGACTATAATCGAGGGGATAAACGATAAGAACATAGACCTACGGAAAATCGCTCAGGACCTTAAAACCGTATGTGCATGCGGTGGAACTGCTAAGAACAATAAGATCATTCTCCAAGGAGACCATAGGGAGAAGGTCAAAGAATATCTTGTGAAGATGGGGTTCCCAGAGGCTAACGTAGAGATAGAGTGA
- a CDS encoding phosphoglycerate kinase: protein MSKIPTLDDFNFKGKTVLVRPDFNVPIDPATKEIVDDTRIRAHAETIRELCEKGAKVVVIAHQGRPGEPDYVESLRKHAEKLGEALGKAVKYVDDLFGEEAKKAIRELKPGEVLVLKNVRSFPEETKRRSPQEHAKSEFVRELAPFIDVFVLDAFSVAHRSHASIVGFAPLKPVCAGRVMERELRALSKVLENPEKPMVCILGGAKAEKAVGIIGYMLSKGVADKILTGGLVGQLFLMAKGIELGDVNVELLKRRRLYDMAPEAKRLLSEYGEMIETPVDVALDVDGKRVEIKVSELPSEKPVSDIGSETASLYANALSGANSILVSGPLGVYEKTAFIEGTRKVFEAVAASGAYTVAGGGDTAAVLRRLGLYDRFSYVSLAGGAFIEYITGAKLPGVEVLLGRL from the coding sequence ATGTCTAAGATCCCGACCTTAGATGATTTTAATTTTAAAGGTAAGACTGTTCTAGTGAGGCCGGACTTCAACGTACCAATAGATCCTGCTACTAAGGAGATAGTCGACGATACTAGGATCAGGGCTCATGCGGAGACGATAAGGGAGCTTTGTGAGAAAGGAGCCAAGGTGGTTGTGATCGCTCACCAGGGTCGGCCCGGTGAGCCTGATTACGTCGAGTCTCTAAGGAAGCATGCTGAGAAGCTTGGGGAGGCCCTCGGTAAAGCCGTTAAGTATGTGGATGACCTGTTCGGTGAAGAGGCTAAGAAAGCCATACGCGAGCTTAAACCAGGGGAGGTTTTGGTACTTAAAAACGTGCGGAGTTTTCCAGAGGAGACTAAACGTAGAAGCCCTCAGGAGCATGCTAAGTCCGAGTTTGTCAGGGAGCTTGCGCCGTTCATAGATGTATTCGTCTTAGACGCTTTCTCAGTAGCTCATAGAAGCCACGCGTCGATAGTAGGGTTCGCTCCTCTTAAACCGGTCTGCGCGGGAAGAGTTATGGAGAGAGAGCTCAGGGCGCTCTCCAAGGTCCTCGAGAACCCGGAGAAGCCCATGGTATGCATTCTCGGAGGAGCTAAGGCCGAGAAGGCTGTGGGGATAATAGGCTATATGCTCAGTAAAGGCGTAGCCGATAAAATCCTTACAGGCGGATTGGTAGGACAGCTGTTCCTCATGGCTAAGGGTATAGAACTAGGCGATGTGAACGTGGAGCTTCTGAAGAGGAGGAGACTCTACGATATGGCCCCTGAGGCTAAGAGGCTTCTCAGCGAGTACGGTGAGATGATCGAAACTCCTGTAGACGTTGCCTTAGACGTCGACGGTAAGAGGGTGGAGATCAAGGTCTCAGAACTACCGTCAGAGAAACCGGTATCTGACATAGGCAGCGAAACCGCTAGTCTCTACGCGAACGCTTTATCCGGAGCCAATTCGATACTCGTGAGCGGACCACTAGGGGTCTACGAGAAGACGGCTTTCATAGAAGGTACTAGAAAGGTCTTCGAAGCCGTCGCTGCAAGTGGAGCGTATACGGTAGCAGGTGGAGGAGATACTGCGGCGGTTTTGAGAAGACTGGGGCTATACGACAGGTTTAGCTACGTAAGCCTAGCAGGCGGCGCGTTCATAGAGTACATCACAGGCGCCAAACTACCTGGAGTCGAAGTCCTACTAGGTAGGCTTTAG
- a CDS encoding type II glyceraldehyde-3-phosphate dehydrogenase: protein MGKVKVLVNGYGVIGKRVADAVALQDDMELVGIADVVGDWRVKMAQRKGYTIYCSVSDPKRVEDMKKAGIDVRGTLEDLLKNGALDVVVDCAPGGFGAKNKETLYDKYGVKAIFEGGEKHEVAGLSFVCQCNYDEALEKAEAGHRYARVVSCNTTAACRIFHALYTNFKVSKARMFLVRRATDPVKTDTRGIMNTVVPSTFPSHHAPDVKTVIHDTIPDLYSVAVKAAHTMYHFHLYDIYLEQAVTREDIIEALNKEPRLSLVRMSDGVIGLGAVIEISRDVGLPRGDIYTIPVWEDLVTVIEGKEVLLAAACPNENDVIPENVDAIRALTLIEKDWKRSLEKTDKTLKIPKVLY, encoded by the coding sequence ATGGGTAAGGTTAAAGTACTCGTAAACGGGTATGGAGTAATCGGTAAGAGAGTAGCAGATGCCGTGGCTCTTCAAGACGATATGGAGCTTGTCGGGATCGCGGATGTCGTCGGCGACTGGCGTGTAAAGATGGCTCAGAGAAAAGGCTATACCATATACTGCAGCGTCTCAGACCCTAAGAGAGTCGAGGATATGAAGAAAGCTGGAATAGATGTCCGTGGAACACTCGAGGACCTCCTCAAAAACGGCGCCTTAGACGTCGTGGTGGACTGTGCACCCGGCGGATTCGGAGCTAAGAATAAGGAGACTCTATACGATAAGTATGGTGTTAAAGCGATATTTGAAGGTGGAGAAAAGCATGAAGTCGCAGGCTTAAGCTTTGTATGTCAATGCAACTATGATGAAGCCCTTGAAAAAGCCGAGGCTGGGCATAGATACGCTAGAGTCGTTTCCTGCAACACCACCGCGGCCTGTAGGATATTCCACGCGTTATACACAAACTTCAAGGTCTCAAAGGCAAGGATGTTTCTAGTCCGTAGGGCTACGGATCCTGTCAAGACCGATACACGGGGTATAATGAACACGGTTGTACCTTCGACATTCCCGAGCCACCATGCTCCCGATGTGAAAACAGTGATTCATGACACCATACCAGACCTATACAGTGTAGCAGTTAAAGCAGCTCATACCATGTATCACTTCCACCTATACGACATATATCTGGAGCAAGCGGTCACACGTGAAGATATCATCGAAGCTTTGAATAAGGAGCCTAGGCTCAGCCTTGTGAGAATGAGCGACGGGGTTATCGGTCTAGGGGCAGTCATCGAGATAAGCCGTGACGTAGGTCTTCCGAGAGGAGACATATATACGATACCGGTCTGGGAAGACTTAGTGACCGTGATAGAAGGAAAGGAGGTGCTCCTAGCAGCAGCATGCCCCAACGAGAACGATGTGATACCTGAGAACGTAGATGCTATAAGGGCTTTAACACTGATAGAGAAGGACTGGAAGAGAAGTCTAGAGAAGACAGACAAGACTCTTAAGATTCCCAAGGTTCTCTATTAG
- a CDS encoding metallophosphoesterase — MVLIGLISDTHDNILAIDRAVKLFNDRGVKLVVHAGDWCAPFALMMFQSLNCGLVGAFGNIDGEKEKLRERGEKLGFRLNWFEEFEVDGLKGAVLHGVDERIVKALALSGLYRVVVRGHTHKPEVKTVGECLIINPGEACGYLTGRSTVAILDTETMTVETVELY, encoded by the coding sequence ATGGTGCTTATCGGTTTGATCTCCGACACGCATGACAATATACTGGCGATCGACAGGGCTGTGAAGCTGTTCAACGATAGAGGTGTTAAACTAGTCGTCCACGCCGGAGACTGGTGCGCCCCGTTTGCTCTGATGATGTTTCAAAGCCTCAACTGTGGCTTGGTGGGAGCTTTTGGGAACATAGACGGGGAGAAGGAGAAGCTTAGAGAGAGGGGTGAAAAGCTCGGGTTTAGGTTAAACTGGTTTGAGGAGTTCGAGGTCGATGGTCTGAAGGGAGCTGTGCTACATGGTGTAGATGAGAGAATAGTCAAAGCGCTGGCTCTAAGCGGCCTATACAGAGTCGTAGTCAGAGGTCATACGCATAAGCCAGAGGTTAAGACCGTCGGAGAATGCCTGATTATCAACCCCGGAGAAGCCTGTGGGTATTTAACAGGTAGGTCTACGGTGGCAATATTAGACACAGAGACCATGACGGTTGAGACGGTTGAACTCTACTAA
- a CDS encoding type II toxin-antitoxin system VapC family toxin, translating into MRIVDADILSYALLENHVATPYTRPLIERALKGEIRVYVTPVTLLETYNVLYWHYRVRPRVAVAKKILAVAEGLNLVQVSTRGFHIAVRENVPLGDALLVATALDNRIPIVSSNDKHVKKLAEKYGLVVENPIPEDVIRQMR; encoded by the coding sequence ATGAGGATCGTAGATGCCGATATACTCTCTTACGCGCTTTTAGAGAACCACGTAGCGACCCCGTATACAAGGCCGCTTATAGAACGAGCTTTGAAGGGGGAGATTAGGGTTTACGTAACCCCGGTTACACTGCTTGAAACTTATAATGTACTGTATTGGCATTATCGTGTACGTCCGAGAGTAGCTGTAGCTAAGAAGATATTAGCCGTAGCCGAGGGGTTGAACCTAGTACAGGTTTCAACCCGTGGTTTTCACATAGCCGTCCGAGAGAACGTGCCTTTAGGAGACGCACTTCTCGTGGCGACGGCATTAGACAATAGGATCCCAATAGTGTCGTCTAACGATAAGCATGTGAAAAAACTCGCAGAGAAATATGGTTTAGTGGTCGAAAATCCGATACCGGAGGACGTTATAAGACAGATGAGATAG
- a CDS encoding AbrB/MazE/SpoVT family DNA-binding domain-containing protein, whose protein sequence is MIRRFLVGVGMGVGKARVDGRWRITLPAGARGNLKPGDEVVVEEHGDVIVIRKAIDPLKVFHEVVLRVEDRELALKDASEAKHIYGALKE, encoded by the coding sequence ATGATACGTAGGTTCTTAGTGGGTGTGGGTATGGGTGTGGGTAAAGCACGAGTAGATGGACGATGGAGGATCACTCTACCAGCAGGGGCTCGTGGAAATCTGAAACCAGGTGATGAAGTGGTAGTCGAGGAGCATGGTGATGTGATCGTGATCAGGAAAGCGATAGATCCTTTAAAAGTTTTCCACGAGGTAGTTCTTCGTGTAGAGGATAGGGAACTAGCGTTAAAAGACGCTAGTGAAGCTAAACACATCTACGGGGCTTTGAAGGAATGA
- a CDS encoding NAD(P)H-hydrate dehydratase codes for MRDIRSEALTSREMYAEELNAMYLGVSELQLMENAGASVAREVLLRFRRGDKVVIYAGTGGNGGDGFVAARHLAYHGFRVKVVLIGKVEDVKRSSSKVNLEALLNMGESVEFVEAYDSYMLEAEDADVLIDAMLGYGLRGNLRQPILQAVEVFNRSSGFKIAVDVPTGLNADTGEILGKAVKADLTITFHKPKRGILANPEIAGEVKVVNVGIPPEASMYTGPGDVFLVVKPRPPRSHKGDFGRLLVVGGSETYTGAPALTAMAALKTGVDLVFVAAPEKTAYTIAGFSPDMIAVKLEGSYLTPEHLDTLRRLIDRSTGVAIGPGLGVREETFQAVRLVLDYAWRRGVPVVVDADGLKAYAAYKAKAGSPTVITPHMGEYRMIFGSPPEDLRALALHVKRQASETNLTILLKGMVDVISDGVNVKLNFTGNPGMTVGGTGDVLTGIVAAFLAQEAESFKAASAAAFINGAAGDLVVSRIGYHMTATDLLDTIPEIIEMCRRGEVDKLRHISLKPGRPRVVAG; via the coding sequence ATGAGAGACATTCGGTCAGAGGCTTTAACGAGTAGAGAGATGTACGCTGAGGAGCTGAACGCGATGTATCTCGGGGTTTCGGAGCTTCAGTTGATGGAGAACGCCGGTGCCTCGGTGGCTAGAGAGGTCCTCTTAAGGTTTAGACGTGGCGATAAAGTCGTCATATACGCGGGCACCGGTGGAAACGGTGGAGACGGCTTTGTAGCGGCTAGGCACCTGGCATACCACGGGTTTAGGGTTAAAGTAGTTCTCATAGGTAAGGTTGAAGACGTTAAGCGGTCGTCTTCCAAGGTTAACCTAGAGGCTTTGTTGAATATGGGTGAATCGGTTGAGTTTGTCGAGGCCTACGATTCGTATATGCTAGAGGCCGAAGACGCCGACGTTCTTATAGATGCGATGCTCGGCTATGGCCTCAGGGGAAATTTAAGACAGCCGATACTACAGGCGGTCGAGGTTTTCAACCGGTCGAGCGGGTTTAAGATAGCGGTCGATGTCCCGACAGGGTTGAACGCAGATACCGGAGAAATCTTGGGTAAGGCGGTCAAGGCCGACCTAACCATAACATTTCATAAGCCTAAGAGAGGTATCTTAGCAAACCCCGAGATAGCCGGTGAGGTCAAAGTAGTCAATGTAGGCATACCCCCCGAAGCCTCGATGTATACCGGTCCTGGAGACGTTTTCCTCGTGGTTAAGCCTAGGCCTCCTAGGTCGCATAAGGGAGACTTCGGTAGACTTCTTGTCGTAGGTGGTAGCGAGACATACACGGGTGCACCTGCGTTAACAGCTATGGCAGCCCTTAAAACCGGCGTAGACCTAGTGTTCGTAGCCGCTCCTGAGAAAACCGCCTACACGATAGCGGGCTTCTCACCTGATATGATCGCGGTTAAGCTCGAAGGTAGTTACCTGACACCCGAGCACTTGGACACCCTAAGGAGGCTTATAGACAGGTCTACCGGGGTTGCCATAGGCCCAGGTTTAGGTGTTAGAGAGGAGACCTTCCAGGCGGTTAGGCTTGTGCTAGACTATGCGTGGCGTAGAGGGGTTCCCGTGGTCGTCGACGCCGACGGCTTGAAGGCGTACGCTGCCTATAAGGCGAAGGCGGGCTCTCCGACGGTCATAACCCCGCATATGGGAGAGTACAGGATGATATTCGGCTCCCCGCCTGAGGATCTTAGAGCACTTGCGTTACACGTCAAGAGACAGGCATCTGAGACTAATTTAACCATACTTCTGAAGGGAATGGTCGACGTGATAAGCGACGGCGTAAACGTGAAGCTGAACTTCACAGGCAACCCCGGTATGACGGTGGGCGGTACAGGAGACGTCTTGACCGGAATAGTTGCGGCTTTTCTCGCCCAGGAGGCTGAGTCTTTCAAAGCAGCCTCCGCAGCTGCTTTCATAAACGGTGCCGCCGGAGACTTGGTGGTCTCTAGGATCGGTTATCACATGACCGCTACAGACCTTCTAGACACAATCCCGGAGATAATCGAGATGTGTAGGCGGGGAGAGGTGGATAAGCTCAGACATATATCTCTAAAGCCTGGGAGACCGAGGGTTGTAGCTGGCTAA
- a CDS encoding zinc ribbon domain-containing protein: MVELILYCPNCGRPIQEGAFFCPNCGYPILIDRSLLGDELAGLTYVAKPVLYVSDLAYLFGEHFVSRFRWVSPTLFHYVMFPAKTTLPYSGLRVACTSLIVAILVATLIELEAMKLIVIEFKPVKRFGLFDTMDIYIKPIGEQVFEQDSIEYMVLERLEAGKPVRLSELVADVVGGIPFFKRLGLVFMSHKRMLKNVRIRLHKKGLLPTSDGSKVDERYRRFIDLYKGETARALWLLDTYAMRDKERFRKLADRVLETLLTPGMMMSILVVIVCTILMWLL, translated from the coding sequence ATGGTAGAGCTCATCTTGTATTGTCCAAACTGTGGCAGACCTATCCAAGAGGGTGCATTCTTCTGCCCAAACTGCGGATATCCGATCCTGATAGACCGGTCGCTTCTCGGCGATGAATTAGCTGGTTTGACCTACGTGGCTAAGCCCGTGCTCTATGTAAGCGACCTAGCCTATCTGTTCGGTGAACACTTCGTCTCGAGATTCAGATGGGTGAGCCCTACCCTGTTCCATTACGTGATGTTCCCCGCTAAGACCACCCTACCTTACAGCGGGCTGAGGGTTGCGTGTACAAGTCTGATAGTCGCTATACTTGTGGCTACGCTGATAGAACTAGAGGCGATGAAGCTGATCGTGATAGAGTTTAAACCGGTTAAGAGATTTGGACTGTTTGACACGATGGATATCTACATTAAACCCATAGGAGAGCAGGTCTTCGAGCAGGATAGCATCGAGTATATGGTTCTTGAAAGGCTTGAAGCCGGGAAGCCTGTTAGGCTTTCGGAGCTTGTAGCCGATGTAGTGGGCGGGATCCCCTTCTTCAAAAGACTCGGACTCGTTTTTATGTCGCATAAGCGTATGCTTAAGAACGTCAGGATCAGGCTTCATAAGAAAGGGCTTCTACCGACTTCAGACGGCTCTAAAGTCGACGAGCGTTATAGGCGGTTCATAGACCTCTATAAGGGTGAAACCGCTAGAGCCTTATGGCTTTTAGACACCTATGCGATGCGCGATAAGGAGCGGTTCAGGAAATTGGCTGATAGGGTTCTCGAAACGTTGCTAACACCCGGGATGATGATGAGCATCCTGGTCGTCATAGTCTGCACCATTCTAATGTGGTTGCTTTAG
- a CDS encoding DUF401 family protein, whose translation MMLFMFEWISFVAALAAILVFSRVSLALALFSGGFVLGFLLLPTPSVFESLIATFLDPSVFLLALAVGIIPMIGGVMEETGLVDTLVANLRVSRRFFLGVSPALVGMLPMPGGALMSAPLVEKAGKDVLGNVKSAINVWFRHIPQLAYPFAASLIVSAKIANIGLYSAIPFMVPPMLVCSALGYWLLLRKVERGTAYAEKASFKKAAIPLAVILAAPLADFTILKALKPEVREAATLAAALISLSLALAVGRPGLRDTGMVILKMRPWNFSAIIFGMFFFIRVFQLSPIPAVITSIEVDASVLCLTLGFLLGFATGRIQIPTSIVIPVFLARYGLASMPPLVFSSIYFSSYLGYIISPVHPCVMVSLEYFKSSLSDYMKILILPTALSMLAAAIPMICWLI comes from the coding sequence TTGATGCTGTTCATGTTCGAGTGGATCAGCTTCGTAGCCGCCCTAGCGGCTATACTGGTCTTCTCTAGAGTAAGCCTAGCTTTGGCCCTGTTTTCAGGAGGCTTTGTACTCGGCTTTCTGCTTCTACCCACTCCGTCGGTTTTCGAAAGCCTAATAGCCACTTTTTTAGACCCTTCGGTGTTTCTACTGGCTTTAGCCGTGGGAATCATACCTATGATCGGCGGCGTTATGGAAGAAACGGGCTTAGTCGATACGCTCGTAGCGAACCTACGTGTGAGTAGGAGATTTTTCCTAGGGGTTTCACCCGCTCTCGTAGGTATGCTTCCTATGCCTGGTGGGGCTTTGATGTCAGCTCCCTTGGTCGAAAAAGCTGGTAAGGACGTTTTAGGAAACGTGAAGTCCGCCATAAACGTGTGGTTTAGGCATATCCCTCAGCTTGCCTACCCCTTTGCGGCGAGCCTCATAGTCTCGGCTAAGATAGCGAATATAGGTCTCTACTCGGCTATACCCTTCATGGTTCCACCTATGCTTGTATGCTCAGCACTAGGTTACTGGCTCTTACTCAGAAAAGTCGAACGTGGAACGGCGTACGCTGAGAAAGCATCGTTCAAGAAAGCCGCTATCCCTCTCGCGGTCATACTCGCAGCTCCACTAGCAGACTTCACGATCCTTAAGGCTTTAAAGCCGGAGGTTAGAGAAGCTGCGACTCTAGCGGCCGCCCTTATAAGCCTCTCGCTCGCATTGGCGGTCGGTAGACCCGGTCTGAGAGACACTGGTATGGTTATTCTAAAGATGAGGCCTTGGAACTTCTCAGCCATAATATTCGGAATGTTCTTCTTCATAAGGGTCTTTCAGCTCTCTCCGATACCGGCTGTGATCACGTCCATAGAGGTGGACGCCTCCGTCCTCTGCCTTACTCTGGGATTCCTGCTAGGTTTCGCGACCGGTAGAATTCAAATACCGACCTCTATAGTCATCCCGGTTTTCCTAGCTAGATACGGTTTAGCCTCCATGCCTCCGCTCGTCTTCTCATCCATATACTTCTCATCGTATCTAGGCTACATAATATCCCCGGTCCACCCATGCGTAATGGTCTCCCTAGAATACTTCAAGTCAAGCCTCTCAGACTACATGAAAATTCTGATCCTTCCGACCGCCTTAAGCATGCTCGCGGCAGCGATACCGATGATCTGCTGGCTCATCTAA
- a CDS encoding tyrosine-type recombinase/integrase, whose protein sequence is MKPYRFTLSQIEGDPTVQRMFLRRSLREETRSNYVKGIRFFCEFFGKPPRQLIEELSGLSQDELLGCFEEFFAWAKNRVASTSCWKWMPGVRAWLVENGVRNVDRISREISREFKRKFGGVRPLLKRDVLSKDEIIRLLKIAPLREKAIISAMASGGFRLRACLNLQMKHFKDKIWDPTLPCYAVEIPETLSKEGEPYITFISNEAGEYIRKLLTERLKNKEKIGPESYVFVTARGDKPLSSSRFENLWRELCDKAGLDLKPVPIKGLHVVGGGKEVRKNSYRYNTRIHALRKFFKTACSISGVDRMASETFMGHSLTKFGVESLYDFCTSHLEWLRDEYLKVLPAVTFLKMLPVIRVVNHEARERIERLEEENRMLREKIERIERILEEFKKHL, encoded by the coding sequence GTGAAACCTTACCGCTTCACTTTATCCCAGATTGAAGGTGATCCAACCGTTCAGAGAATGTTTTTGAGAAGAAGCCTGAGGGAGGAGACAAGAAGCAATTACGTTAAGGGAATCCGGTTCTTCTGCGAGTTCTTCGGAAAGCCTCCACGCCAGCTGATTGAGGAGTTAAGCGGGCTTTCCCAGGATGAATTGCTCGGCTGTTTTGAAGAGTTTTTTGCGTGGGCTAAGAACCGTGTTGCCTCAACCTCATGTTGGAAGTGGATGCCTGGGGTTCGTGCTTGGCTTGTTGAGAATGGGGTTCGCAATGTGGATCGGATCAGCAGGGAGATAAGCCGTGAATTCAAAAGAAAGTTTGGGGGAGTAAGGCCGCTTCTCAAGCGGGATGTTCTAAGCAAGGATGAGATCATTCGCCTGCTTAAGATTGCTCCCTTAAGGGAGAAAGCGATTATAAGTGCTATGGCAAGCGGGGGCTTCAGGCTGAGGGCCTGCTTGAATCTTCAAATGAAGCACTTTAAAGATAAGATTTGGGATCCAACTCTACCATGCTATGCCGTTGAAATCCCTGAAACCCTGAGCAAGGAGGGGGAGCCGTATATAACCTTCATCAGTAATGAGGCGGGCGAATACATACGTAAACTCTTAACTGAAAGATTGAAGAACAAAGAGAAAATAGGTCCTGAATCCTATGTTTTTGTTACGGCAAGAGGCGATAAACCGTTAAGTAGCAGCCGCTTTGAAAATCTTTGGCGTGAACTATGTGATAAGGCAGGTTTAGATCTCAAGCCTGTCCCAATAAAAGGCTTGCATGTTGTTGGAGGAGGAAAAGAAGTTCGAAAAAACTCTTACCGCTACAACACGCGAATTCACGCGCTTAGAAAATTCTTTAAAACAGCATGCTCAATTAGTGGGGTTGATAGGATGGCGAGCGAAACCTTCATGGGCCACAGCCTAACAAAGTTTGGGGTTGAAAGCCTCTACGACTTTTGCACTTCACATCTGGAATGGCTCCGAGATGAATACTTGAAGGTTCTACCGGCCGTAACCTTCCTTAAGATGCTCCCCGTTATTAGGGTTGTGAATCATGA